The following coding sequences are from one Bacteroidota bacterium window:
- a CDS encoding arginine--tRNA ligase produces MTLEATLQNSTRTIFQQQFDCEIPAEAVTINITKKEHEGDYTIVVFPLIKFSKKNPEQTAEILGAQLKETTGIVASFNVIKGFLNLSLSASYWIRHLNEISQNKTFGTFAENKRKVVLEYCGPNTNKPLHIGHVRNMLLGFSMSEILKASGNDVTKVNIYNDRGIAICQSMVAYNRYAKGATPQSTGIKGDHFVGDWYVMFNQVVQEELKAIPNLPADKDEARKLTPIFKEAQEMLLKWEAGDEATISLWKQMNDWVYEGFHKTFEILGVDFQKDYFESKTYKLGKDIVEEGIEKKVYFKKPDGSVAVDLTEEKLDEKILLRADGTSLYITQDLATAQLRYDEFKMEQMIYVVANEQDYHFKVLKLALQKLGKTWADGIYHLSYGLVESPTGRFKSREGKTADADDLIAEVLRIAEEKTKELGKIEGFTDEQAKELYRTIGLGALKYFILRVNPYKKIIFNPEESIDFHGHTGPFIQYTHARICAILRKAAVQENWSAVSIDSVPIADVERELILQLSEYENTVKAASDKFDPSEIANYAYALAKTYNKFYHDQPVLTAATPEEKQLRVALSAQTGRVIKQAMKLLGIDVPEKM; encoded by the coding sequence ATGACCTTAGAAGCCACATTGCAAAACAGCACTCGTACTATCTTCCAACAACAATTCGATTGTGAGATTCCTGCGGAGGCGGTTACTATCAATATCACCAAGAAAGAACACGAAGGGGATTATACCATCGTTGTATTTCCATTGATTAAATTCTCGAAGAAAAATCCGGAACAAACCGCCGAGATATTAGGTGCTCAATTGAAGGAAACTACCGGTATCGTCGCCTCGTTCAATGTCATCAAGGGCTTCCTAAATCTTTCCCTATCGGCTTCTTATTGGATTCGGCACCTGAATGAAATTTCTCAAAACAAAACGTTTGGAACTTTTGCTGAGAATAAAAGGAAAGTGGTTTTAGAATATTGTGGACCCAACACCAACAAGCCTCTACACATCGGCCACGTCCGCAATATGCTTTTGGGTTTTTCCATGAGTGAGATTTTGAAAGCATCGGGCAATGACGTAACCAAAGTAAACATCTATAACGACCGAGGAATCGCCATTTGTCAAAGTATGGTGGCTTATAACAGATATGCCAAAGGCGCTACGCCACAATCCACCGGTATCAAAGGCGATCACTTTGTGGGCGATTGGTATGTCATGTTCAATCAGGTGGTTCAGGAAGAATTGAAGGCTATTCCAAACCTTCCTGCCGACAAAGATGAAGCACGGAAACTGACTCCCATTTTCAAAGAAGCACAGGAAATGTTGCTGAAATGGGAAGCTGGCGACGAAGCCACCATTTCTCTTTGGAAACAGATGAACGATTGGGTGTATGAAGGGTTTCATAAAACCTTTGAAATTTTGGGGGTTGATTTTCAGAAGGATTACTTCGAAAGCAAAACCTATAAACTGGGCAAAGACATCGTTGAAGAAGGAATTGAAAAGAAAGTTTACTTCAAAAAACCGGATGGCTCCGTCGCGGTTGATTTAACCGAAGAAAAACTGGATGAGAAGATCCTGCTTCGGGCAGATGGCACTTCGCTTTATATCACTCAGGATTTGGCTACGGCACAATTGCGCTACGACGAATTCAAGATGGAGCAGATGATTTATGTCGTGGCCAACGAGCAGGACTATCATTTTAAAGTCCTGAAACTAGCCTTACAGAAATTGGGCAAAACATGGGCCGATGGCATCTACCATTTGTCGTATGGTTTGGTCGAATCGCCGACTGGTCGTTTTAAATCGCGCGAAGGCAAAACCGCCGATGCCGATGATTTAATTGCAGAAGTGTTGCGCATTGCCGAAGAGAAAACAAAAGAACTGGGAAAGATTGAAGGCTTCACCGACGAACAGGCGAAAGAACTATATCGCACCATTGGGTTGGGCGCTTTGAAGTATTTCATCCTCCGAGTAAATCCTTACAAAAAAATCATCTTCAATCCCGAAGAGAGTATTGATTTTCATGGGCACACGGGGCCTTTCATTCAATATACCCACGCCCGGATATGCGCCATTTTGCGCAAAGCGGCTGTGCAAGAAAATTGGTCTGCCGTATCCATTGATTCTGTGCCGATTGCCGATGTGGAGCGCGAACTCATTCTCCAACTCAGCGAATATGAGAACACCGTAAAGGCCGCTTCCGACAAATTCGACCCATCTGAAATTGCCAATTACGCCTATGCGCTTGCCAAAACCTATAACAAGTTCTATCACGACCAGCCGGTGCTAACCGCCGCTACTCCCGAAGAGAAGCAATTGCGCGTCGCTCTTTCCGCGCAAACCGGACGGGTGATTAAACAAGCCATGAAATTGTTGGGGATTGATGTGCCGGAGAAGATGTAA
- a CDS encoding polyprenol monophosphomannose synthase yields the protein MSDSLVIIPTYNEIGNIERMIRTVFSLPKAFHLLIIDDGSPDGTAAKVKELQQEFGEQLFLLERAGKLGLGTAYIAGFKWALERDYQYIFEMDCDFSHPPADLVRLYETCAKEGFDVAIGSRYVKGGGFVNWPADRIWISRIASWYVNLITWIGIRDTTAGFVCYTRKVIDTINLNKITFVGYAFQIEMKFIAKKLGFRLKEIPIIFTERVEGVSKMSRHIIKEGFAGVLLIQLQSFYTDYRK from the coding sequence TTGAGCGATAGCCTAGTCATCATCCCTACCTATAATGAAATAGGCAACATCGAACGAATGATTCGGACGGTGTTTTCCTTGCCCAAAGCTTTTCATTTGTTGATTATTGATGATGGCTCGCCCGATGGGACAGCTGCAAAGGTGAAAGAACTGCAACAGGAGTTTGGCGAACAATTGTTTCTGCTGGAACGAGCCGGGAAATTGGGCTTAGGCACAGCATACATTGCCGGTTTCAAATGGGCTTTAGAGCGGGACTACCAATATATTTTTGAAATGGATTGTGACTTTAGCCATCCACCGGCTGACTTGGTGCGGCTGTATGAAACCTGCGCGAAGGAGGGCTTTGATGTGGCTATTGGTTCACGATATGTGAAGGGAGGAGGCTTTGTAAATTGGCCGGCAGACCGTATCTGGATTTCGCGCATTGCGTCTTGGTATGTAAACCTGATTACTTGGATAGGTATCCGCGACACTACGGCGGGCTTTGTTTGTTATACAAGGAAGGTGATTGATACTATAAACCTCAATAAAATTACGTTCGTGGGCTATGCTTTTCAGATTGAAATGAAGTTCATTGCCAAGAAATTGGGCTTTCGGTTGAAGGAAATTCCGATCATTTTTACCGAAAGAGTGGAGGGCGTTTCAAAAATGAGCCGCCATATCATTAAAGAAGGATTTGCGGGCGTACTGCTGATTCAATTGCAAAGTTTTTACACAGACTATCGGAAATAA
- a CDS encoding T9SS type A sorting domain-containing protein, producing the protein MKKYLLAFTVLGFSLFYTLWMAQSSFSFKENRQSLNAAEMPDDREGLAQYNYERLRDPKTGEIPINIRRQELLFVTSLPQRNAASRSTEWQNRGPYNLGGRTRALSLDITDEDIILAGQVSGGMWRSTDGGASFSKTTAPLQLHSTTCVAQDKRIGKTDTWYYGTGEEYAIVSASSFSARFSGDGIFKSINGGKNWTQLPSTISNTPTTLESKRDFDFVWEIATNPANSNEDEVLAAVINGIWRSTDGGISWTSVLGLDTAVAGISMYTDVAITSTGVMYATISKENISESSGGIYRSTDGVNWTNITPIGFAGSYSRIEIGIAPSDESQVYFIAQTPGVGATGHSLWKYHYLSGDGSSTGGQWINRTNNIPNDHCFTWDNFDVQKFNSQSSYNLLVVVHPLDTNIVIIGGTNLYRSYDGFSSPIYDWVGGYRCDTALSFSGYSYPNHHSDEHKLLFLPSNPSVAISGSDGGVIKSENILAPTVAWSSLNNGYNTGQFYTCAIEPGNTTSEVIVGGLQDNGTYFTNTADYKQPWAKVFYGDGSYCAIAHNKYYPSPKGTEKKSELIYYLSWQNGKLYKLTLGDNGEQLRRTRIDQKGGGGYGFINPFILDPLDDNVMYVSGNVIRRNDSLNYIPITENEKLPITQGWKTLQGSSMGNSIFAPKISSLDISEANTDLLYFGTSDGQVFKISGCKTNVAASRQGITGTDFPTGAYVSCVEADRLDSNRVLVTFSNYGVRSVFYTIDGGASWMDVSGNLEQNPDGTGNGPAVFWGHIYNDGTTLRYFVGTSTGLYSTDLLKGTQTIWTQEGANTIGNVNVNMITSRTFDNTIVVATHGNGIYSNKIFTPSSIKEDPTNILSINYYPNPFHHATSMKRNDGDGGEVYADVFDLNGTLLKRIPKTSGKQLIWDGKNSSGNDAPIGIYLIKTYVGNKSAITRVMKL; encoded by the coding sequence ATGAAAAAATACCTATTAGCTTTCACGGTACTTGGATTCTCTCTCTTCTATACTCTTTGGATGGCGCAATCATCCTTTTCGTTTAAAGAAAACAGACAGTCATTGAATGCCGCAGAAATGCCGGATGATCGCGAAGGTTTAGCCCAATATAATTATGAACGCTTGCGCGATCCTAAAACCGGAGAAATTCCAATAAACATTCGACGACAAGAACTTTTGTTTGTTACATCTTTGCCACAGCGTAATGCGGCATCAAGAAGTACGGAATGGCAAAATCGGGGACCCTATAATCTGGGGGGAAGAACTAGGGCGTTGTCCTTGGATATAACCGATGAAGACATCATTCTGGCCGGGCAGGTTTCTGGTGGTATGTGGCGAAGTACTGATGGAGGAGCCAGCTTTTCCAAAACTACGGCTCCCCTTCAATTGCACTCTACTACCTGCGTAGCACAAGACAAAAGAATTGGCAAAACAGATACCTGGTATTATGGTACCGGTGAAGAATATGCCATTGTCAGTGCTTCTAGTTTTTCTGCTCGGTTCTCAGGCGATGGAATTTTCAAATCAATCAACGGAGGGAAAAATTGGACCCAACTTCCTTCTACTATTTCAAATACCCCCACTACCTTAGAGAGTAAAAGAGATTTTGACTTTGTATGGGAAATAGCTACCAACCCTGCAAACAGCAATGAAGATGAAGTCCTTGCCGCAGTTATCAACGGCATTTGGCGAAGTACAGACGGTGGAATTAGTTGGACATCCGTCCTGGGACTTGATACCGCGGTCGCGGGAATATCTATGTACACAGACGTAGCAATAACCTCTACTGGGGTTATGTATGCTACGATATCAAAAGAAAACATCAGTGAATCATCCGGAGGAATCTACAGAAGTACCGATGGAGTAAATTGGACCAACATCACACCCATCGGATTTGCAGGCTCTTATAGTCGCATTGAAATTGGCATTGCACCCAGTGATGAATCGCAGGTATATTTTATTGCTCAAACACCCGGGGTGGGCGCAACTGGTCACAGTCTTTGGAAGTATCACTACCTTTCCGGAGATGGAAGTTCAACCGGTGGGCAATGGATTAATCGGACCAACAATATCCCAAATGACCATTGCTTTACTTGGGATAACTTTGATGTTCAGAAATTCAATTCGCAAAGTTCCTATAATCTGCTCGTGGTGGTTCATCCGCTCGACACAAACATTGTGATTATAGGCGGAACCAATCTTTACCGCTCTTATGATGGCTTCTCCTCTCCTATTTATGATTGGGTGGGCGGCTATCGTTGCGATACTGCTTTGAGCTTTTCTGGTTACAGTTATCCCAATCACCATTCGGATGAACACAAACTTCTATTTCTTCCATCCAACCCGTCGGTGGCCATTTCGGGAAGCGATGGCGGTGTGATTAAATCAGAAAATATTCTTGCACCCACCGTTGCCTGGAGTTCTCTCAACAACGGATATAACACCGGGCAGTTTTACACTTGTGCAATCGAACCGGGCAATACTACTAGCGAAGTCATTGTTGGAGGTTTGCAGGACAACGGAACTTATTTTACCAATACAGCGGATTACAAGCAACCTTGGGCAAAGGTGTTTTATGGTGATGGCTCATACTGTGCTATAGCGCATAACAAATATTATCCAAGTCCAAAAGGTACTGAAAAGAAAAGCGAATTGATTTACTACTTGAGCTGGCAGAATGGCAAACTTTACAAATTGACATTAGGAGATAATGGCGAACAACTCCGAAGAACCCGCATTGACCAGAAAGGCGGCGGCGGATACGGATTCATCAATCCCTTTATTCTCGACCCGCTGGATGATAACGTGATGTATGTATCAGGGAACGTCATCCGTCGAAACGATTCCTTGAACTACATTCCCATAACGGAGAACGAAAAACTGCCTATCACTCAAGGATGGAAAACACTTCAGGGCAGCAGCATGGGCAATAGCATTTTTGCTCCCAAAATTTCTTCCTTAGACATCAGCGAAGCCAATACCGATCTGCTCTACTTTGGGACTTCTGACGGGCAGGTATTTAAAATCTCTGGCTGTAAAACAAATGTGGCGGCAAGCAGACAAGGCATCACCGGTACCGACTTCCCAACTGGCGCCTACGTTAGCTGCGTGGAAGCGGACCGGTTAGATTCCAACAGAGTGCTGGTTACTTTTTCTAACTACGGAGTAAGAAGTGTCTTTTATACGATTGATGGCGGAGCCTCTTGGATGGACGTAAGCGGCAATCTGGAACAGAATCCGGATGGGACGGGTAACGGCCCCGCAGTATTCTGGGGGCATATTTATAACGACGGAACCACCCTCCGCTATTTTGTAGGAACCAGTACCGGATTATACTCCACCGACCTATTGAAAGGCACACAAACTATCTGGACGCAAGAGGGCGCCAACACTATCGGCAATGTAAACGTCAACATGATTACCTCCCGCACTTTCGACAACACCATCGTGGTGGCCACCCACGGAAACGGTATTTATTCCAACAAGATATTTACTCCATCTTCAATAAAGGAAGATCCAACAAATATTCTGTCTATCAATTATTATCCAAATCCTTTCCATCATGCTACTTCAATGAAAAGAAATGATGGAGATGGAGGGGAGGTTTATGCCGATGTATTTGATCTAAATGGAACGCTATTGAAAAGAATTCCAAAAACGAGCGGCAAGCAGTTGATTTGGGATGGCAAAAACTCATCAGGGAATGATGCCCCGATAGGCATATACCTTATCAAAACCTATGTGGGAAACAAAAGCGCCATCACACGGGTGATGAAACTATAA